AGCTGGCCGTCACCGTTGACCAGATACAGGAGCGCGGCGGAACGGCGGTGGCTGTTGAGGCCGACGTTCTCGAGCCCGCCGACATCGAACGGGTGGTGGCCACCACCCTGGCCGAGTACTCGGCCATAGACATACTGGTCAACAACGCGCAGACGGTGCCGCTGGGCAAACTGCTCGAGGTGGACGACGAGGAGTTCGAGCGCGGCTTTCGCAGCGGACCACTGGCGAGCCTGCGCCTGATGCGCGCGTGCCACGACGAGCTACGCGG
The Candidatus Binatota bacterium genome window above contains:
- a CDS encoding SDR family NAD(P)-dependent oxidoreductase → MGFLDGKTAIVTGAGQGVGRGIALALGDEGARVVVAGRTLGKLAVTVDQIQERGGTAVAVEADVLEPADIERVVATTLAEYSAIDILVNNAQTVPLGKLLEVDDEEFERGFRSGPLASLRLMRACHDELRG